Proteins encoded together in one Undibacterium sp. CCC3.4 window:
- the phoB gene encoding phosphate regulon transcriptional regulator PhoB, with translation MAADTTILIVEDEPAIVELVSFTLRAAGWNTFAVNNTADAWDFVQRRTPQLILLDWMLPDQSGLRLLSKIRSDRQFNEIPVIMLTAKSMEEDKIAGLDHGADDYITKPFSPRELTARIKALLRRKSPEHAQTALQAGPVVLDPVSCTVKIDGLKVDIGHAEYKLLKFFMAHPERVFSRSQLLDKVWGDHVVIEERTVDVHVLRLRKVLKTAEGLIQTVRSVGYMLSEK, from the coding sequence ATGGCTGCTGATACCACAATATTGATCGTAGAAGATGAGCCGGCCATCGTCGAGCTCGTCAGTTTTACGCTGCGCGCGGCAGGCTGGAACACCTTCGCCGTCAACAATACCGCCGACGCCTGGGATTTTGTTCAACGCCGCACGCCGCAATTAATCCTGCTCGATTGGATGCTGCCGGATCAAAGCGGTTTGCGCTTGCTGTCAAAAATACGCTCGGATCGCCAGTTCAATGAAATTCCCGTCATCATGTTGACGGCGAAAAGCATGGAAGAAGATAAAATCGCCGGCCTCGATCATGGCGCCGACGATTACATCACCAAACCATTTTCGCCGCGCGAACTGACCGCACGGATCAAAGCCTTGTTACGCCGCAAGAGCCCGGAGCATGCACAAACCGCCTTGCAGGCCGGCCCGGTAGTGCTCGATCCGGTCAGTTGCACGGTGAAGATCGATGGTTTGAAAGTCGATATTGGCCACGCCGAATACAAATTACTGAAATTTTTCATGGCCCATCCCGAGCGCGTGTTCTCGCGCAGCCAGTTGCTCGATAAAGTATGGGGTGACCACGTCGTCATTGAAGAGCGTACCGTCGATGTCCATGTGCTACGCTTACGCAAAGTATTAAAAACAGCGGAAGGTTTGATCCAAACCGTACGCAGTGTCGGTTACATGTTGTCTGAAAAATAA
- the phoU gene encoding phosphate signaling complex protein PhoU: MTGEHSSKQYDMDLETIRSKVLLMGGLVESHFHDAMSCFRTGNVDQAEAVIQSDLEVNRLEVLLDDMCSHLIVKRQPAANDLRTVMATGKVITDLERIGDESTKIARIARDANANRRGTPMFSGYETVRVLASSVADMLHQSLDAFARQDEAKAVQLIAHDELIDNDFRSIMRNLITFMMEDPSTISSSLNTLWVAKAIERVGDHAKNIAEYTIYIVEGKDIRHSDYVTSKQDKKSL, translated from the coding sequence GTGACAGGCGAACATTCTTCAAAACAGTATGATATGGACCTCGAAACGATACGTTCCAAGGTTTTGCTGATGGGCGGCTTGGTGGAAAGTCATTTCCATGATGCCATGTCGTGCTTTCGTACCGGTAACGTCGACCAAGCCGAAGCGGTGATTCAATCTGACCTCGAAGTCAACCGCCTCGAAGTGTTGCTCGACGATATGTGCAGCCATTTGATCGTCAAACGTCAGCCAGCCGCCAACGATTTACGTACCGTCATGGCCACCGGTAAAGTGATCACCGACCTCGAACGGATCGGCGACGAATCGACCAAAATTGCCCGCATCGCCAGAGATGCCAATGCGAACCGCCGTGGCACACCGATGTTCAGCGGTTATGAAACCGTGCGGGTGCTGGCCAGCAGCGTCGCCGACATGTTGCATCAGTCACTCGATGCCTTCGCTCGTCAAGACGAAGCCAAGGCGGTGCAATTGATCGCCCATGACGAATTGATCGACAACGATTTCCGTTCCATCATGCGCAATCTGATCACCTTCATGATGGAAGATCCGAGCACGATTTCCTCCTCGCTCAATACGCTGTGGGTTGCCAAAGCGATTGAACGGGTCGGCGACCATGCCAAAAATATCGCTGAATACACGATCTATATCGTCGAAGGTAAAGACATTCGGCATTCGGATTACGTTACGAGCAAACAGGATAAAAAGAGTTTATAA
- the pstB gene encoding phosphate ABC transporter ATP-binding protein PstB, translated as MTTSNEQTQKTAIAISGLNFFYGATRSLRDIHLNIYDKKVTAFIGPSGCGKSTLLRTLNRMYDLYPGQRAEGSIIYNGKNILDADQDINLLRAKVGMVFQKPTPFPMSVYDNIAFGVRLYENLSKGEMDERVEWALRKAAIWTEVKDKLNKSGLSLSGGQQQRLCIARGVSVKPEILLLDEPTSALDPISTVKIEELISELKEEYTIAIVTHNMQQAARCSDYTAYMYLGELVEFGETDHIFMNPVKKETQDYITGRFG; from the coding sequence ATGACGACTTCAAACGAGCAAACACAAAAAACCGCGATCGCCATCAGCGGCTTGAATTTCTTTTACGGTGCCACACGCAGTTTGCGTGATATTCATTTAAATATTTACGACAAAAAAGTCACCGCCTTCATCGGTCCATCCGGCTGTGGTAAGTCGACGCTGCTGCGTACGCTTAACCGTATGTATGATTTATATCCGGGCCAGCGCGCTGAAGGCAGCATTATCTATAACGGCAAGAATATCCTCGATGCCGATCAAGATATCAATTTGTTACGTGCCAAAGTAGGCATGGTATTTCAGAAGCCGACGCCGTTTCCAATGTCGGTGTATGACAATATCGCCTTCGGTGTCAGGTTGTATGAAAATCTCTCCAAAGGCGAGATGGACGAACGGGTTGAATGGGCGCTGCGTAAAGCGGCTATCTGGACCGAAGTCAAAGACAAGCTTAATAAAAGTGGTTTGAGCTTGTCTGGTGGTCAGCAACAGCGTTTGTGTATTGCCCGTGGCGTGTCGGTGAAACCGGAAATTTTATTGCTGGACGAACCGACCTCGGCACTTGATCCGATTTCCACCGTGAAAATCGAAGAATTGATCAGTGAACTCAAAGAAGAGTACACGATTGCCATCGTCACACACAATATGCAGCAAGCGGCCCGTTGCTCCGACTATACCGCTTACATGTATCTTGGTGAATTGGTCGAATTCGGTGAAACCGATCATATCTTCATGAATCCGGTGAAGAAAGAAACACAAGACTACATTACTGGCCGTTTCGGCTGA
- the pstA gene encoding phosphate ABC transporter permease PstA, translating to MQNSISISAANPVYRRRLMVHRLGIFLSSMAMAVGLVFLMWILFTLLIKGFSAINLNMLTESTPAPGSDGGGLMNAIVGSFMMVGSATLISTPIGILAGIYLAEYGDKSWFGSITRFVTDIMLSAPSIVIGLFVYAIYVANVRHFSGWAGSIAISLIAIPVVVRTTDNMLGLVPASLREAAFALGAPRWKVALLIRLRAVKAGVMTGILLAVARISGETAPLLFTALNNQFFNGNMNKPMANLPVVIYQFAMSPYDNWRDLAWGGALLITLSVLGLNILSRTIFNQKVNH from the coding sequence ATGCAAAATTCTATCAGCATCAGTGCGGCCAATCCGGTCTACCGCCGCCGTTTGATGGTGCACCGTCTGGGAATCTTTCTGTCATCGATGGCGATGGCGGTCGGTTTGGTATTTTTGATGTGGATCTTGTTCACCCTGCTGATCAAGGGTTTCTCTGCCATCAACCTCAACATGTTGACCGAGTCGACCCCGGCCCCGGGTAGTGACGGCGGCGGCTTGATGAATGCCATCGTCGGTAGCTTCATGATGGTTGGCAGTGCCACCCTGATCTCGACACCGATCGGTATTTTGGCCGGTATTTATCTGGCCGAGTATGGCGATAAGAGCTGGTTCGGCAGTATTACCCGCTTCGTCACCGACATCATGTTGTCGGCACCATCGATCGTTATCGGCTTGTTTGTGTACGCGATCTATGTCGCCAACGTGCGCCATTTCTCCGGTTGGGCTGGCAGTATCGCCATCTCGCTGATCGCCATTCCGGTGGTAGTACGCACCACTGATAATATGCTCGGTCTGGTACCGGCGAGCTTGCGTGAAGCGGCCTTCGCACTCGGGGCACCGCGTTGGAAGGTCGCCTTGCTGATACGCTTACGTGCGGTGAAGGCTGGCGTCATGACCGGTATCTTGTTGGCCGTGGCCAGAATTTCCGGCGAGACCGCACCATTATTGTTTACCGCCTTGAACAACCAATTCTTCAACGGCAATATGAACAAACCGATGGCCAATCTGCCGGTGGTGATTTACCAGTTTGCCATGAGTCCGTATGACAATTGGCGTGACCTGGCTTGGGGCGGCGCTTTGCTGATCACCCTCAGTGTGCTCGGATTGAATATTTTGTCTCGCACCATCTTCAATCAAAAAGTAAATCATTAA
- the pstC gene encoding phosphate ABC transporter permease subunit PstC has product MALVMRRQRWQDFFFHKLTLSFAALVLIVLLGIIFSLFVNALPAMREFGLAFVTTVEWDPVNDKYGGLIAIVGTLATSIIALLIAFPISFGIALFLTEICPAWLKRPLGTSIELLAGVPSIIYGMWGLFVFAPLFADYVQPALHATLGQLPIVGILFSGPMIGIGILAAGIILAIMIIPFITSVMRDVFEVVPPVLKESAYGLGCTKWEVVRKIVLPYTKIGVVGGVMLGLGRALGETMAITFVIGNAHRLSWSLFSAGNSIASTLANEFAEAETTLHVSSLFLLGLILFVITFIVLSAAKLMLLGLSRKEGTK; this is encoded by the coding sequence ATGGCGCTCGTCATGCGCCGCCAGCGCTGGCAAGATTTCTTTTTTCATAAACTCACACTGAGCTTCGCTGCCTTGGTGTTGATTGTCTTGTTAGGCATTATTTTTTCCTTATTCGTCAACGCCCTGCCGGCCATGCGCGAATTCGGCTTGGCCTTCGTCACCACGGTAGAGTGGGACCCGGTCAATGACAAATACGGTGGTTTGATCGCCATTGTCGGTACGCTCGCTACCTCGATCATCGCCTTATTGATCGCTTTCCCCATCAGTTTCGGGATCGCCTTGTTTCTCACCGAAATTTGCCCGGCTTGGCTCAAGCGCCCGCTCGGCACCTCGATAGAATTATTGGCCGGTGTGCCCAGTATTATTTACGGCATGTGGGGTTTGTTTGTGTTTGCCCCGCTGTTTGCCGACTACGTCCAACCGGCCTTGCACGCGACGTTGGGGCAGTTGCCCATCGTCGGCATTTTGTTTTCGGGTCCGATGATAGGCATCGGTATTTTGGCCGCCGGCATCATCCTCGCCATCATGATCATTCCTTTCATTACTTCGGTGATGCGCGATGTGTTCGAAGTCGTGCCGCCGGTACTGAAAGAGTCGGCCTACGGCCTCGGTTGCACCAAATGGGAAGTGGTGCGCAAGATTGTTTTACCGTATACGAAAATCGGTGTAGTCGGTGGCGTCATGCTCGGCCTCGGTCGCGCACTCGGCGAAACCATGGCCATCACCTTCGTTATCGGTAATGCCCACCGCTTATCTTGGTCCTTGTTCTCCGCCGGTAACAGTATCGCGTCGACCTTGGCCAATGAATTCGCCGAAGCCGAAACCACACTCCATGTGTCCTCGCTGTTCTTGCTTGGCTTGATCTTGTTCGTCATCACATTCATCGTCCTCTCGGCTGCCAAACTGATGTTGCTCGGCCTGAGTCGCAAAGAAGGAACGAAATAA
- the pstS gene encoding phosphate ABC transporter substrate-binding protein PstS: MSKSRIVKSLIAAASMAFCFSLAHATDITGAGATFPYPIYAKWAEAYKKATGIGLNYQSIGSGGGIKQIKAHTVDFGASDMPLKLEELDAEGLTQFPAIIGGVVPIVNLAGVAPGTMKMTGDVLAGIYSGKILKWNAPEIVALNPGIKLPDEEITVVHRSDGSGTTFLWTDYLSKVNADFKASVGSSTAVKWPVGLGGKGNEGVAANVQRIKNSIGYVEYAYVKKNKMVYTMLKNADGQFVEPDDANFKAAAANADWSKAPGMYLVLTNQPGKATWPITGASFILMHKAQADGVQGKEVLKFFDWAYKNGGAMAADLDYVALPVPVVKLIEDNWKAKIKDASGKAVW, encoded by the coding sequence ATGTCTAAATCTCGTATTGTGAAATCCCTGATCGCAGCGGCCAGTATGGCGTTTTGTTTTTCGTTAGCCCATGCTACTGATATTACCGGTGCCGGCGCGACCTTCCCGTACCCAATTTACGCCAAATGGGCCGAAGCCTACAAAAAAGCTACCGGCATTGGCCTCAATTACCAATCGATCGGTTCTGGCGGCGGTATCAAGCAAATCAAAGCACATACAGTCGATTTCGGTGCCTCTGACATGCCCCTGAAGCTTGAAGAGCTCGATGCTGAAGGTTTGACGCAGTTTCCAGCCATTATCGGCGGCGTCGTACCTATCGTCAACCTGGCGGGCGTTGCTCCTGGTACGATGAAAATGACTGGCGATGTCTTGGCTGGCATTTATTCTGGCAAAATTCTCAAATGGAATGCGCCGGAAATCGTCGCACTCAACCCTGGCATCAAATTGCCGGACGAAGAAATCACGGTCGTTCACCGTTCCGACGGTTCCGGCACAACCTTCCTCTGGACTGATTACCTGAGCAAAGTCAATGCCGACTTCAAAGCTTCGGTCGGTTCTTCGACTGCCGTCAAATGGCCGGTTGGTTTGGGTGGCAAGGGTAACGAAGGCGTCGCCGCCAACGTACAGCGCATTAAAAACTCGATCGGCTATGTGGAATACGCCTACGTCAAGAAAAACAAAATGGTCTACACCATGCTGAAAAATGCAGATGGCCAATTTGTTGAGCCGGATGATGCGAATTTCAAGGCTGCTGCTGCCAATGCCGACTGGTCCAAAGCACCGGGCATGTACTTGGTTTTGACTAACCAACCGGGTAAAGCCACTTGGCCTATCACTGGCGCTTCCTTCATCCTCATGCACAAAGCCCAAGCTGATGGCGTGCAAGGTAAAGAAGTGTTGAAATTCTTTGACTGGGCATATAAAAACGGTGGCGCTATGGCTGCTGACCTCGATTACGTCGCATTGCCAGTACCGGTAGTGAAACTGATCGAAGATAACTGGAAAGCAAAAATCAAGGATGCTTCCGGTAAAGCTGTTTGGTAA
- the ppk1 gene encoding polyphosphate kinase 1: MSQIAFNWRVLAQAEDKSIPLLERLKYLCIVGSNVDEFFEVRVASLLAQNTVDGELVEHASFQAMLKRISDECHQLVQRQYELLNQDILPQLSKKGIHLLRHTDRTEEQRAWVKSYFDREVRPLLTPIGLDPAHPFPQVVNKSLNFIVSLAGKDAFGRGTAIAIVKAPRVLPRIIRLPDEISPKGLSFCLLSSIIHAHIGDLFNGREVINYSQFRVTRDSDLWVDEEEVKNLRQALQGELQTRQFGAAVRLEVAKNCPEDLARFLLEQFNLTPDRLYPVDGPVNMVRLGELVDHVKQANLRFPPFSPKAIAKYAHADVFSVLRKQDILLHHPFQPFQTVIDFIRSASLDPAVVAIKQTIYRTGMNSDLMESLITAARLGKEVTVVVELMARFDEEANINWADKLQRAGAQVVYGVVGLKTHAKLALVIRREENGILRHYAHLGTGNYHPSTTRFYTDFGLLTAHPGMAAEVSEVFIHLTGLNKPKKLEYLWLAPFALQPQIIKAIRNEARIAREGRPGRIIAKMNALLDESVIRALYAASADGVKIDLIIRGACALRPGVAGLSENIRVRSVIGRFLEHSRIYYFRNDLAHDMYLASADWMSRNLFRRIEVAFPVLEKSLKKRILSEGLEPYLKDNVNAWVLDSDGNYERKKARQSAGKQSLFCAQQYLMQQLGSLSAPESD, encoded by the coding sequence ATGTCACAGATCGCTTTCAACTGGCGGGTACTGGCACAAGCCGAGGATAAAAGCATTCCGCTGCTCGAGCGGCTCAAGTACTTGTGTATCGTTGGCAGTAATGTTGATGAATTTTTTGAGGTGCGCGTCGCCAGCCTGCTGGCACAGAATACGGTCGATGGCGAATTGGTCGAGCACGCCAGCTTTCAAGCTATGCTCAAACGGATCAGCGACGAATGCCATCAACTGGTACAGCGCCAGTACGAATTATTAAATCAAGACATCCTGCCGCAACTGTCTAAAAAAGGCATACATCTGCTGCGTCATACCGACCGCACCGAAGAACAGCGCGCTTGGGTGAAGAGTTATTTTGACCGCGAGGTGCGCCCGCTGCTCACGCCTATCGGCCTCGATCCGGCCCATCCATTCCCGCAAGTGGTGAATAAGAGTTTGAATTTCATCGTCTCCTTGGCCGGCAAAGATGCTTTCGGTCGCGGTACGGCGATCGCCATCGTTAAAGCACCGCGCGTCCTGCCGCGTATCATTCGCTTGCCCGATGAGATTTCCCCTAAGGGGCTGTCGTTCTGTTTACTGTCCTCCATCATTCACGCGCACATTGGCGATCTGTTCAATGGTCGCGAAGTGATCAATTACTCGCAATTTCGCGTCACACGTGACAGCGATTTATGGGTTGATGAAGAAGAAGTGAAAAATCTGCGCCAAGCCTTGCAAGGCGAGTTGCAGACCAGGCAGTTCGGCGCAGCGGTGCGTCTTGAGGTAGCGAAAAATTGCCCGGAAGATTTAGCGCGCTTTTTGCTGGAGCAATTCAATCTGACGCCCGATCGTTTATATCCGGTCGATGGCCCGGTCAACATGGTGCGCTTGGGTGAGCTGGTCGACCACGTCAAGCAAGCCAATTTACGCTTCCCCCCCTTCTCCCCCAAAGCCATCGCCAAGTACGCGCATGCCGATGTCTTCAGCGTGTTGCGCAAGCAAGATATTCTGTTACACCATCCGTTTCAGCCGTTTCAAACCGTGATCGACTTCATTCGCTCGGCCTCGCTCGATCCGGCTGTGGTCGCGATCAAGCAGACGATTTACCGTACCGGTATGAATTCCGATCTGATGGAGTCGCTGATCACGGCGGCCCGACTCGGTAAGGAAGTCACGGTGGTGGTGGAGTTGATGGCGCGCTTTGATGAGGAAGCCAATATCAATTGGGCCGATAAGTTACAACGCGCCGGTGCCCAAGTGGTATACGGTGTGGTCGGATTAAAAACCCATGCCAAGTTGGCACTGGTGATACGCCGCGAAGAAAACGGTATCTTGCGCCACTACGCCCATCTTGGTACCGGTAACTACCATCCGTCGACCACGCGCTTTTATACCGATTTCGGCTTACTCACGGCGCATCCCGGTATGGCCGCCGAAGTCAGCGAAGTGTTCATTCACTTGACTGGTCTGAATAAACCGAAAAAACTCGAGTATCTGTGGCTGGCACCGTTTGCGCTGCAACCGCAGATCATCAAGGCGATACGCAATGAAGCGCGTATCGCCCGCGAGGGACGGCCTGGTCGCATCATCGCAAAAATGAATGCCTTGCTGGATGAATCGGTGATTCGCGCTTTATATGCGGCCTCGGCCGATGGCGTGAAGATCGATCTGATCATTCGCGGCGCCTGTGCGCTGCGCCCCGGTGTTGCTGGTTTATCAGAAAATATTCGCGTGCGCTCGGTGATCGGTCGCTTCCTCGAACACAGCCGAATTTATTACTTCCGCAACGATCTGGCGCATGATATGTATCTGGCCAGTGCAGACTGGATGAGCCGGAATCTGTTCCGTCGCATCGAAGTCGCCTTTCCGGTGCTGGAAAAATCGCTCAAGAAACGCATCCTGTCGGAAGGATTGGAGCCGTACTTGAAAGACAATGTCAATGCCTGGGTGCTCGATTCAGATGGCAATTACGAACGTAAAAAAGCCCGTCAGAGCGCTGGAAAACAAAGCTTGTTCTGTGCCCAGCAATATTTGATGCAACAATTAGGTTCCCTGTCGGCACCGGAGAGCGATTGA
- a CDS encoding SixA phosphatase family protein: MDLILWRHAEAELAGIGMSDAARKLTGKGIKQAAKMALWLDSTLPDTCRVLVSPALRTRDTAEALAARGRKIKLVNELQVDSSPLQALEAANWPNSREPVLLVGHQPYLGQIVSFLLHMPMHEVAIKKGNIWWISQKQDEDGSSKIYLKAVMAPELVLK, encoded by the coding sequence ATGGATTTAATACTATGGCGTCATGCCGAAGCTGAATTGGCCGGTATAGGCATGTCTGATGCGGCGCGCAAATTGACTGGCAAGGGTATCAAACAAGCCGCTAAGATGGCACTGTGGCTAGACAGTACCCTGCCCGACACTTGCCGCGTCTTGGTCAGCCCGGCGCTACGCACACGAGACACCGCCGAGGCGCTGGCTGCGCGTGGGAGAAAAATCAAACTAGTCAATGAATTACAAGTCGACAGCAGTCCGCTGCAGGCACTGGAAGCGGCCAACTGGCCAAACAGCCGTGAACCGGTGCTGCTGGTGGGGCACCAACCTTACTTAGGTCAGATCGTCAGTTTCTTGCTGCACATGCCTATGCATGAGGTGGCGATTAAAAAGGGAAATATTTGGTGGATTTCACAGAAACAAGATGAAGATGGCAGCAGCAAGATTTATCTGAAAGCCGTGATGGCACCGGAATTAGTGCTGAAATAA
- a CDS encoding UDP-2,3-diacylglucosamine diphosphatase gives MKTMSAAEHFLNKKLHKTGKREVMRFRTIWISDLHLGTSGCQAAKLLEFLRATDSETLYLVGDIIDGWQLKRRWYWDQTHNNVVQTVLKKAKKGTNVIFVPGNHDESIRQFIDLDFGGIQVRDELVHTTVDGRRMLVLHGDRFDAVISCAKWIAYLGDNLYTVILKFNQIFNNWRARAGLPYWSLSQYLKLKVKNAVSYITQFEDALADEARRKGVDGIICGHIHKPEIRDINGILYCNDGDWVESLSALVEDAHGKLSLVTWHDIVHAPQTQLHSAADELDTLAV, from the coding sequence ATGAAGACAATGAGCGCGGCCGAGCACTTTCTGAACAAGAAATTACACAAGACCGGCAAGCGCGAAGTGATGCGCTTTCGTACGATTTGGATTTCTGATCTGCATCTGGGAACCAGTGGCTGCCAGGCCGCCAAACTGCTGGAGTTTTTACGCGCGACCGACTCCGAGACTTTATATTTGGTCGGCGATATCATCGACGGCTGGCAACTCAAGCGGCGCTGGTATTGGGATCAAACCCATAACAACGTGGTGCAGACGGTACTCAAGAAAGCCAAAAAGGGTACGAATGTGATTTTTGTACCGGGCAATCACGATGAGTCGATACGTCAATTCATCGATCTCGATTTCGGTGGCATTCAAGTTCGTGACGAGCTCGTGCACACGACCGTCGATGGTCGGCGCATGTTGGTATTGCACGGCGATCGTTTCGATGCCGTCATTTCTTGTGCTAAATGGATTGCCTACCTCGGTGATAACCTCTACACCGTGATTTTAAAATTCAACCAAATCTTCAATAATTGGCGCGCCCGCGCCGGTTTACCTTACTGGTCTTTGTCGCAGTACCTGAAGTTGAAAGTCAAAAATGCGGTCAGTTATATCACGCAGTTTGAAGACGCTTTGGCTGATGAAGCGCGTCGTAAAGGGGTAGATGGCATCATTTGCGGTCACATACATAAGCCGGAAATTCGCGATATCAACGGCATTTTGTATTGTAATGACGGTGATTGGGTCGAGAGTCTTTCAGCCTTGGTCGAAGATGCTCATGGCAAGTTGAGTCTCGTGACTTGGCATGATATCGTGCACGCGCCGCAAACTCAGTTGCACAGCGCCGCTGATGAACTCGATACGCTGGCGGTATGA
- a CDS encoding GNAT family N-acetyltransferase has product MRLLTIPADANPSFSKLNLSLATTAKEVKEVQRLRYKVFIESMGLSALANPDGLDKDEFDAHCDHLIVRDTKTLKVVGTYRILGPNAARELGRYYSESEFDLSRLHNVRNSVAEAGRACIHPDYRSGAVIMLLWAGLAAYMRRERCSHLIGCASISLTDGGQNAAAIYRGLSERDFCPIEYRVAPLLPFPVEDIDISNVTARIPPLLKGYLRAGAWVCGDPAWDPDFHCADLFVMLPLANLDDRYARHYGTVE; this is encoded by the coding sequence ATGCGATTACTGACCATACCCGCGGATGCTAATCCGAGCTTTTCCAAACTCAATCTCAGCCTGGCTACGACGGCCAAGGAAGTCAAGGAAGTTCAGCGCTTGCGCTACAAGGTATTCATTGAAAGCATGGGCTTGTCGGCGCTGGCCAATCCTGATGGGCTCGACAAAGACGAATTTGATGCGCATTGCGATCACCTGATCGTACGTGACACCAAAACTCTCAAGGTGGTCGGTACCTACCGTATCTTGGGACCGAATGCCGCGCGTGAGCTCGGTCGTTACTACTCCGAATCCGAATTTGATTTATCGCGCCTGCATAATGTGCGCAACAGCGTGGCCGAAGCCGGGCGCGCTTGTATTCATCCCGACTACCGCAGCGGTGCCGTCATCATGCTGTTGTGGGCAGGCTTGGCCGCTTATATGCGGCGTGAACGCTGCTCGCACCTGATCGGTTGCGCCAGCATCAGCCTCACCGATGGTGGCCAAAATGCGGCGGCGATTTATCGTGGCCTCAGTGAGCGTGATTTCTGCCCGATCGAATATCGGGTGGCACCATTATTACCATTCCCAGTTGAAGACATCGATATCAGCAATGTCACGGCACGCATCCCACCGCTGCTGAAAGGTTACTTGCGTGCCGGTGCCTGGGTTTGTGGTGATCCGGCTTGGGATCCTGATTTTCATTGTGCCGATCTGTTCGTCATGCTGCCGCTGGCGAATTTGGATGATCGTTATGCGCGCCATTACGGTACGGTGGAATGA